CCAAGGGCAATGCAAAGCCGGGCCTTGCCATAATCCAGGTAGGCGACAATCCTGTATCGGCAGTTTACATCAACAAGAAGATGCTCGCTGGCAACGATGTCGGCATCAACATGCAGCATGTCAAGCTTCCTGAGAATTGCAGGAATGAGGATGTGCTCCAGAAGATTGATGAGCTGAACAATTCGCCCGAGATTCATGGCATGATAGTCCAGCTCCCGCTGCCAAAGCAGCTTGACACCAATCTGGTCATGAACGCAGTTCTGCCACACAAAGATGTTGACGGATTTCACCCAGTCAATATTGGCAACCTTGCAGCAGGTTCTCCGAAATTCATTCCAGCAACAGCCAAAGGCATATTAAAATTGATTGAATCAACAGGAATACCATTGAAAGGCAGGCATGCAGTTGTTGTTGGCAGGAGCAACATTGTCGGAAGGCCGACAAGCTATCTTCTGCTGCAAAAGGATTGCACTGTCACTGTATGCCACAGGGAAACAAGGGACTTGGCCAGCCACACAAGACAGGCTGATATCCTTGTGGTTGCAGTCGGAAAAATCGGACTGATAACAGGGAGCATGATCAAGCCAGGCGCAATTGTAATAGATGTCGGGATGAACAAGACAGAGGACGGCAGGCTTTGCGGCGATGTTGACTTCAATACAGCAAAAGATTTTGCAGGATGGATTACCACTGTGCCTGGCGGAGTAGGGCCGATGACTGTGGCTATGCTTTTAGAAAATACGTATGAGGCTATGGTGAATAATCCTTTCAAATAAACAGTATTGAATTCTGCAGGTGAAAAATAAGGTTTATAAAGAGTTCATCACTTCTAAGTAGAGAGGCAGTAATATCATGGACCTAAACAAAATTGTTGCGAAATCTGTGGAACTTAAACTGATTGACGGCTCGATCGTGCGCGGCAAGGTTCTGACTAGGGACATCGCAGAGAAATTGGATATCTATAATTTTGACTATCCATTTGGGGGGAAATATTTCTTCAGGACTGAGGATGGTAATTATGTTAGGCTCAGTGCTCACGGAATTAATAGGGTTGTGGGAACCCATGGGCCTCTCCGGCAGCAGACAAGGCCCTACTCGTTGAAAATAGAAACATACGACTCTGATAAAAAAGGCAGGATAATTGAAAGTTATCCCTCTCAATTTGCCCTGATAAGCTGGCCACTTAAGTCAGGCGCTCAGGTATTGGAGATGGTGAACATAAACTCTCCTCACACAATAAAAAAATTGGACTTAATGCAGAGGTATGGCAATGGCAGGCCGCAGTTGGTTTATAGTGAAAAAGCCCCTGAAGGGGTATTGACAGGGCCCGGCGGCTTGATTAAAGCATTGGTCCAGAACCAGGCCTGATGAAGGCGAATTCTTTCAGTAACTTTTATAAACCTACATTTTCTCCCGGGATTGAGCCAAAATGCTGAAAATCGGAGTTCTATCCTCTACAAGGGCCACAGACATGATTGCACTACTGGATGCAATAAAAAACCGTGAAGTGGATGCCAGGGTGACAGTGGTCATAAGCGACAAAAAGAGCGCATTGGCGCTGGACAATGCAAAAAGGCACGGCATTGCAGCGATTGCTGTCAGCCCGGCCGACAAGTCAAGGGAGGACTTTGACAAGGAGATCTCGGAAATACTTGACCAGCACAGTGTGGAACTTGTTTTGATGATTGGTTATATGAGGATTGTCTCCCCCTGGTTTGTCAACAGGTATAAGCACAGGATAATGAACATTCATCCAAGCCTCTTGCCCGCCTTTGCCGGCGGCATGGACAAGGATGTGCACAAGACTGTCCTGGACTCAGGAGTAAAAATAACAGGCTGCACACTGCATTTTGTTGACGAGTCAGTGGATGGCGGGCCAATAATAATGCAAAAGGCAGTTGCAATTCAGGAAAGCGAGAGTGTGGACACATTGAAGGCAAAAGTCCAGAAGGCAGAGCAGGAAATCATAATCACTGCAGTAAAACTTTATTCACAGGGCAAGCTGAAAGTTGAGGGCAATAAGGTTGTGTCAGCTGCATGAATCACTTATGAAGGGGCGACGCTGAAATGAAGGTTTATTTTGTAACCCAGAATGATTATAAGGTCAAAGAAGTCAAGGCAATCATGAAGGAATATGGGATTAAGATAGATAAGCTCAACCTGGAAAAGGATGAGATGAAGGAAAAGCCCATTGAGCAGGTTGCAGTTGAAAATGCCGAGAAATTTGCGCGAAAGCATAATGTCCCGGTAATAGTGGAAGACACTGGCTTTTATTTTCATGCCTATGGAAATTTCCCAGGGAGCAATCCAAAACTGATGTATGGCCTTTTGGGCTACAAAGGCCTGATGAAGCTCCTGGAAAACGAGCAGAACAGAGGGGCTGAATTCAGGAGCGCTGTTGCATTTTCAGACGGGCAGCAGACCAAGCTGATTATCGGAAAGCTGACTGGCAGGGTCAGTGATTGCGTTCATGGCGAGGATATTGATGTTATGCCGTATGAGAGGATATTCATAGCAGATGGGCATGAGAAGCCATTGGCATTCCTGCCAAGGGCAGAGAAAAATAAGATGAGCCACCGTGCCAAGGCGTTCAGGGAAATGGCGGACTGGCTCAACCAAAAGCATAACCTAAAAAAGGAAGAGAAAGTACAGGACAGCCTCCAGGAAGATGAGTTCCCGGAGATGCACAATTATGAGATGAATGGTGATTATTATTAAGCCAAAGGCTGCCTTAATCAGCGTATTTGACAAGACAGGGATTGCTGATTTCGCTAAAGGGCTGGCCAGGCACGGCATAGAAATTCTCGCAACAGGCGGAACAGCCTCGCTTCTTGAAAAGAATGGGATAAAGATTACTAAAGTCGAATCCTACACTGGCAGCCCTGAAATTTTGGATGGCAGGGTCAAGACACTGCATCCGAGCATCTTTGGCGGAATCCTTGCAATCCGCGGCAAGAAGGAGCATGCTGAGCAGCTTTCTGAGCACAAATTGAAGGAAATTGACATGATTGTCGTGAACCTTTATCCATTTGAAGCCACAATAGCCAAGAATCCAGGCATGGAAGATGCGCTTGAGAACATAGACATCGGCGGAGTTTCGCTTATCAGGGCAGCAGGCAAGAATTTCCAGGATGTCGCCGTGATTGTTGACCCAAAGGACTATTCCAGTCTCCTTGATGAAGTGGAAAAAGGCGGGATTGCCGAAGAAACCCTCAAGAAACTGGCTGTCAAGGCGTTTAGGACAACCGCAGCCTATGATTCTGCAATTGACAATTACCTGAGCGAAAGGCTTGCAGGCGAAAAAGTGATCAGGCCTTTTTTTATGCACGGACAGGAGATGAGGTATGGCGA
This genomic stretch from Candidatus Woesearchaeota archaeon harbors:
- the folD gene encoding bifunctional methylenetetrahydrofolate dehydrogenase/methenyltetrahydrofolate cyclohydrolase FolD, with amino-acid sequence MPANIINGKALADKIRDKLKEKISKGNAKPGLAIIQVGDNPVSAVYINKKMLAGNDVGINMQHVKLPENCRNEDVLQKIDELNNSPEIHGMIVQLPLPKQLDTNLVMNAVLPHKDVDGFHPVNIGNLAAGSPKFIPATAKGILKLIESTGIPLKGRHAVVVGRSNIVGRPTSYLLLQKDCTVTVCHRETRDLASHTRQADILVVAVGKIGLITGSMIKPGAIVIDVGMNKTEDGRLCGDVDFNTAKDFAGWITTVPGGVGPMTVAMLLENTYEAMVNNPFK
- a CDS encoding phosphoribosylglycinamide formyltransferase produces the protein MLKIGVLSSTRATDMIALLDAIKNREVDARVTVVISDKKSALALDNAKRHGIAAIAVSPADKSREDFDKEISEILDQHSVELVLMIGYMRIVSPWFVNRYKHRIMNIHPSLLPAFAGGMDKDVHKTVLDSGVKITGCTLHFVDESVDGGPIIMQKAVAIQESESVDTLKAKVQKAEQEIIITAVKLYSQGKLKVEGNKVVSAA